The nucleotide sequence ATAATCATGGGAATAGAAAATGACTTCGGGCTTCAAGATCCAATAGTATATACAGGCTCGATGCGACGAAGCTAGCGAAGAACATCGAGATGGTTCCAACGAAGGATTTGTCTCGATTTTAAGGGACTTTCGCATGCACAAATCGCCCCCCGTCTTTGTCAGCCACACCTAATAGAAGCAACATAAATGGCTATGACGCCAGCTACTACCTTTTCGTGATCATCATGCGGAATTAGATcatcattaaaaataagcattaTAATGTTCACATAAATGATGCATTCCAGTAAAGGTTTTGTGATTGTCACAAGAACATAAAAATAATAGACACACATATATTTTCATGTGGTAGAATACTACTAATCTACACTGGACCTTAATTTTCTATCTAGCGTTGCATATTATAATTAAACGTCCATGGTTGCATCTATTCAAGCTATACGTAGGAAGACGCCATCTAGTCAAGCACTACGAACTGAGAGAAATAATTACATCTTCTAGtatagtcgtcaacccgtgcgtcCGTACGGGCTTGTCAATATTTCGATAGATGTTTGTGAGCTATAGTTTCATTAATATTGGTTCCATGCAATATTTCTAAAAAATAAAGTTTGAAATAATAATTATAATACACATTGTATACCCTCTACATTCGTTTCATGCACATGCTTGGTTTTTCACCGCACGGGCTACTTCTATAATAGCATGTTACCCTCTACATTGTATTTGTAGTTCTTATAATATGAAATGACAATCATATTAAATAGTTGGTAGTCTATAGAAATTGCAACCCAGCTCTACAAAAAAATTGATTGAGGACATGGTTAACAAATATAGTAATTTTGATTTATACCATTCAAAAAACAGAGAGATCTGATTCGAAAAAAAAATCTGCAGCTTAACAGTAACATGCAATGAAACATTCCAGATCTATCTAATTCAAACGGGAGAAGTTTTATGGGAAAAGTAAATTGACCCGATGGAATCCATTAGTTGGGCTTCCAGTAATTGGCTTTCGAAGTTCAATTATAAATTATATAAGGACCATTGGTAATTATTCTATACATACACTTGATTTAAATCATAACTTCGAACAAAATGTGTGGAGTATTCCTTAAACATAGAACTTGATATGAAACAACTTTGTAGATAAGAAAAGAATAGCATTAGGAAATGCAATCTCCATCTCTAAACAAATAATAAGGTATATCCCAATGGCTCTAGATATTATGAAGGAGAGAATGTTTTTTAAAACCTTTGGACTAACTGAGGCTGGTAAGAGAACATAAAAGTAATGGCGAGAAGATTAGCATGCCACCAATTTCAAGTCACTTTATACTAGGGACTATAAATTGTAGGTACGTACAACAGTTGTGCAAATTAATTATTTTTACGACAGAAGGACACGACTTCCCAATTTGATTAGAACTATAACACAATGAAAACAAAAGTGTAAGGCGTAATACTGTTGATAATTTAGCTATACACTAACTTGTAATTCATGTGTTGCATCAAATACGGCCAAGAGGCCAACTCATTGGAATGTGAGTGTGAGTACTTCCCTTAATCCAATTTCCTTGAAATTGCTGACATGCTCACTATTGTTTCTTGCATGAAGAACCTAAGTTTACTTACTTGATGTTCATTGTATCAAAGTGTGCTGCAACAATTATAAGGTAATAAGAAGATATTTATGGTTACCGCAACACATGATAAAACTGAGATTTTTCATACAACCACCTCTATATCAACGATTACCTTATCACATGCTAATACATTCAACAATTTTTATGACTTCTGTTGCCTTTTGGCATATCTTTGTCAAGAAATTCCATATCAGTGGCTAATAAATTCCTCGTCGTTCAGGTTTATGCCATCGTATGATCCCCTCAATTCGCATGCAAAAGGAATGCATTTTGAAAGAGAAGAATGAAAATTCACATATAGTGACGGTGTTGCTATTGTGAGATTTTTTAGAACAATAGgaaggccaccccccccccccccgcgtgttcCATTATCGAATAACGAAACCAGAGTGCAGGAGTCAAACATCATGCAAAGCAAGTtcaggaaagaaaaggaaaaaggtgCACATTACTACAGACCAAAGATCATAAAGCCTACCTATTACAGAGCAGCCGACTCGACCTGCTCAGGCTGGGATCTCCAGGACAGCGAGATTGTCTTGCTTGGTCTGCTCTGTCAGTTGCGAGATCTTCATCTTCCATATTCCAGCGGGTGCAACGCCAGGGCGCCTGATCTTTTTTGCCGGCTGGGCAGGGGAGCCCGGAAGGTCCAGCGACGTCACAGGGCTCAGCAGCGTGTGCTTGCAAGTGAAACTGCCTGGACTCCTGGGTGGAGACGACGGCGTGGTGCCAGACGGTGGAGGTGACATCCTTCACAGGTTTAGCTTGGTAAGAAGTACCTGGTTAAAAATACCCTCAGTGTTTTTGTCAAGTTCGACTACCCCGCTGCGAGCTGGAAAGGAGTGTTCAGGATCGAGGAAACTCAGTGGTGTTAGGCCGGCATATCTTAATTATGTGCTCCATAAACAGCAGTGGACGTGGACAGTGACGGTGCTGGTAATCTATGAGGAATACTTGAATTGGTTTGTGCAACCAAGCTCTCATTTATCCATAATCATCCGGAAATACTTTCTACATATATAATGGCTTCGGATTCAGTGTGAAAGATTCAAGTGCCATATATAGATGAAGTGTTTGTTCAGTATAGAAACAGTACATTGTGAGAAATATGAATTATAGTTAGGATCCATGAAATAAATCAAGTGGGATTAAAGCCTAGAACATGAGAAACATAACAAAAGTATCTAGGAAAAACGAATCAGAAATAACAAAGAAAAAAGTACCTCTGCTTCTTAGCTCCGGCAGACTCTCTGACCAAGTCATGCCTCAACAACATCCTCCAGGCTTACCATTCCTTAGGCACACGGATCCAATAAAAGTATATCATGTTGACGAAAACTATGGACTTGGAGGTTGGTTGGAACAAAAAAAAGATGGGGAAGATGCACGACTTTTTGTAGTGAAAAAAGACAGGGAAGATCAAAAGAACTATTATAAGGAGATGATAAATAGAGAAAGAACAATTTCTTTGGCAGGCAATAGGAATAATCTGTACGTACCTTAGAACTTGGATCCTGCACGATGGACGGGTGGTCTTATTTACTTTGATTAACATTTGAAATTTATGGGGAGTCCATAATTAGTATATCAATGAAAGATGAGGTTTCACCATGAGTTTTCTGCAAATCCACGGGAATAAGAAATATTTTCGTTATAGAACGGCTACGTTATTTAAGTTAAGTAAAACTCCAATAATGCTAACTCATTCAGAAACTGCAGAGCACAAACTAAGTACATGTGGCTTCATATTGTCATGAGACGTGACCTGCTATATAAAGTATATTTTGTCGCCAATGCAGTGCTGGATTAATCTTCCATGCAAGTAGGCCATGTATCAAAGTCAGAAGAATTTTAATTTTGAATAAATGAAGCATAGTAGTAAAATCATGGAAGAATCAGCCTGAAAACACAGATAACATCATCTGCATTACAACAGGAAATAGATTTTTGGTTCAATTTTTACAGTAGAGGTGATGTTTTTATCTATATTCTGTGATCTTGAAGCATTCCTTGAGATTTCTGCACCATCTTGGAATATAAGGAGCAACATTTATGAAGATCTTATCATTTATATGGGTCCAAATATTCCAGCATCTAATAATCACTCTACCAAGCCCACTTTACTTTAGAAGGGCATCAATAGCAAGTATTGCTTCATTATAAAACAAATTCTCTATCTCTTGCAGCCAAAATTTTTTACCCTCTTTGTCTTTGCTGGGGTCTTCAAAAGGACAGAGCTACTAAAACAGGAAAGAGTTGTTGGTAGTAGGATTGTGATTAACAGACGGTGGAAGCCGGCGGACTCCATGGAGCATCCCATCTTTCCATCTTCCAAGTGGGGAATACGTGAATTTAGTCTCGAGTTAGAACTTAGAATCCACCAGCAATAATTATCAAAAGCAAACTGTATTGTAGAGTTGCAGTCCTGAACAGGAGAGAAATATAGATCAGATACATATCAAATTATTATCATAACTGCAGGCGAAGAAGGTGAATTACCAATCTTCGATGGTCCGGAAAACAACTCACATCCAGGCCATGGTCGGCAATGTTGTATGCGTATGGAGCCCCAACGTGCCATCGTCTATAATTTGGAAATACCTAAAGGATCAGTACTGCTTTCATCCAATCTTCCAGCATACCGAAAAAGGCACCACATGTGCAGAGATTTAAGCTCCATCTTAAGTGCATGCTCGAAGAGCAGACCGGCTACCCTCATCCCTGCGACCATGGACATGCAGTCTCTATGGACCATGGACATGTAGTATTTGGCTTGAATAAACACATTGATAATATCTTAGTAACCCATGTTTTTTTGAAAAACTGCTACTGGTATTTTACAGTTAGGCATTATTTAGTAATACAATATAATATGAATTCAGACTCCTTGAATAATAGATTGGTTTTAGAAAAAAAACTTATTTGAATAAGAAATCACAAATCCGGCCATGGATGCCTGCAATCTATTTCTGTACTATTATTGCAAAATAGTACAGCTCATAGAAAAACTGTAATTTAAATTACTCTGGTGCATATGGTACTACCATGGCATAACCTAAATGTATAAAATATTAGCGCATGCATAGTTTTTTTATAACCAAATTGTACCTTTAGTAGTAGAGGTTTTGGAATGTCGAGAGTATGGTTTACCCAAGAAAAACAAACTAAATATCTCGCTTCGCAGTACATGCGTTGCACCTAAATATCTAAGCTAAATTCTCCTAAGAAGGGAGTGTAAAATAATCTAGGTGGACAAGCTATCAACAGCTCTAGTAATGCATGGAGCATCATTATCTAGTTATTCTATCTATACAATCAAGCAGGCAGTAAAAAGGAGAAATTTTGCAGTACGTACAATTTGATATCATGAAATTTTATAATCTAAGAGACAATAATTTTATAATTTAAGAGGCTGCAGTATATGTGTGTTGTAGTATGAACTATGACATAAAAGGGAATCGAGAACCTCTTATTCCAGCATCATCGCTTGTCTGTTCTAAAGCATCTGGAAAGGGAACAACATGAACGTATTTCATGACCATGATTCATAGCCAGACAAATCCACAGTGGTGTCTAAGCTTCACCTCTGGGATAATCGTGCTAAGGATTCCCAAAAGCCACACTGCAACAACAGAGTATAAAATTCTACTCTGCCTTCTAATTTAAGCGTTTCTCCTTGTCCGCAAATATAAAACTTCAATTATTCGCGTATGCCCTGAACCTTTTGTACTCATTATTTCAATGCTCAGGTCAGCAAAATACCTGTAGTTCCTCTAAAGAAATTTTTGAATGGGTGACAGTAGTTACAGCAATATTGTCCTTGAGATCAATACTTGCCATATAAATAAACCTATAGACTGTTAAAATTAAACAGTGATACATACCGACAATAACTCTTTAGTCCATGCGAGAGACTGAGTGCAACTTCATGCTAGTAGCTGTGAAGAGTTGCATGTATTATTGCAGTGCTCCTTGCCAAATGAGATGTAACTCTTCTAGTTGAACATTCAGACAAAGGGGACATGCTATAGATAACACATGTCAGTCCTTTGTACATTTCTGGACAACATAAACAAAAAGCAAATCACAAACTGGGAGACTGAATAATGTATAATTTCCAAAATATTTTTTCAGCATCTGCATTCTGACTTGCATTTATAAAGTGCACATACTGATAGTTGTGCTTCTAAAATCGTTCAAGCAAGAATCATCTAGGATAAGATCTGTTACTAATAATTTTGCCTAAAGAGCGGTAATCAAGCCGAGATTGGACTTCCAACTAACATGTAGCATGATTGCATAGCCTCATAAAAGCCCTTTGCTTCTTCGCACATGAAGACTACTTTGTTACACTTACAGGACAAAATGGCATGGTTGTAGCACATATGTGTATGGAAGATAGCAAGGGAAGATGCATGCACATCAGAATAGAAATAAGAGAAACAACCTTAAATAAATTCAGAGATATATAGCAGTTGTTTCTGCCTGTTTCTGAATCAAACACTGGAGAAATGCCAGGGTGTGCTGAGTTTGACACGAGGATGCTCTGTCATTCTTGGTTTCTCCTTACTACATCGGAGAGCTGCTATTTGTTTCAGAAACAAATAATGTGGACGCATCAGGGTCTGTTGAGATTGATGCGTGTCTCTTCCAAAGCACGTAGTGGGACACGCCGGGGTGCGAATACCCTCGTGACTCCAAGCTGCAGCAGCTCGACGTCATGGCTAGTCCTCGGACCTTGGATGGAGACCATCTCCTCTCCCACACCACCTGTGGCACCGTCGTCATCTCGAGCTCGCCAGGGCTGTTGTGGCTCTTTTTTTCTTCTCCCAGGAGCTCGCCAGGTTGAGCTCGCGCACATCAGAtgcaacacacacacaccccacttGCTATTTAAAAGGCTAACTACAGAAACAACATCACATTTTTAGTACATGGATGACCATGTCAATCTGAAGAAACTGAGATTTTTTTGATAAAATGAAGAAACTGAGATGATGTGACAATACCTGTCGAGCACGACCAAGGTTACCTGAGTTCGCACGGGTGCCGACCTCGAATTTCAGCAGGTCGGCGGCGCGACGATGGGCTTGTCAGGCGCCTTCAAACCTGCGTCATAGACCTCCTCGGCGTTGGTTCAAGGAGGCGTCATCGTCCACTTCCATGACAGCGAGGCAGAGGGATTTGGGCAGCCAAACAGGGAGAGCGCCACGTCGAGTTATCATCGGAGACAGAGGCGGCTTAGCCAGGGTGGCCGCGCGCTGGGGTGGCACAACGATGCATCTGTGGACATGGAAAAGGGGAAGAGATGAATGGAAGGGCCGGATCCGGTTGTGCTGTGGCGGCGCCAATCAGCAGCGGAGGTAATCTGTACTGGACGGCAGCACcgacggtgcaagaaggagatgCGAGATGGGGAAAAGGGGAGAGGCGAGCGAGAGAGACGACCTCGCCGCCTCCCGGCGCCGGTGACCTGCCGGCGAGCCGCCATCCTTTCCCTACCCACTCCTCCTAGCCAGGCTCACCTTCCCGCAGCGCCCCAGGAAGCCCAACCCGTCCGCGCCCGTCTTCCTCGgccccgagcgcctcctcctcgccaTGCACATCATGGGGGTTCCTCGTCGGCGCCGCACTCCCGACGCTCTACATCCTCGACGTCCTCCAGTCCGGGGACACCACGGGGATCGCTGCTGAGAGTGAGAGAGAAGGTGGGGGCCGGGCGACGCCGGGATCGGGGGAGCAGATGGGGGGCGGGCGGCGTCGGGAGCCGGGGAGGAGGTCGGGGGTTGGCGGCACCGAGTGGCGGCGAAGGGATCTAGCGGTGGTG is from Triticum aestivum cultivar Chinese Spring chromosome 1B, IWGSC CS RefSeq v2.1, whole genome shotgun sequence and encodes:
- the LOC123089864 gene encoding uncharacterized protein; the protein is MTWSESLPELRSRGTSYQAKPVKDVTSTVWHHAVVSTQESRQFHLQAHAAEPCDVAGPSGLPCPAGKKDQAPWRCTRWNMEDEDLATDRADQARQSRCPGDPSLSRSSRLLCNRCG